A segment of the Gossypium hirsutum isolate 1008001.06 chromosome D10, Gossypium_hirsutum_v2.1, whole genome shotgun sequence genome:
GAGCCAGCAACAGGCTGCTGCTGCGACTGTTCGACCTGGGTCTGTGAAATCTCCTGGTGCTGGCGGCACAACTTTGAGCTCGTCTAATTCTGCCTCAGTGAGTGCCACCCCTGCTGGTGCAACTGCTGCCCCTGCAATGAGCTTCAACTATGTGAATATGCCTAGCAATGAAACCCAGTACTTGGCGATTCTGCAGAATAATCCGTTTCCGTTTCCTGCACATGTTGGGGCACCACCTGCATATCGAGGGAATCATGCGCAGCCTATGCCTTTTATTCCTGGATCTTTCTATTCTTCCCAGATGGTTCACCCAACACAGCTTCAGCAGCAGCAACAGCCACCTACACAGTTACAGCAAATCCAACAAGGTCATCAGAACACTAGCATGTCAATTGGTGCATCATCCTCCCAGAAGCATTTGCAGAACCTGCAGCAGAGGCCTCATGGAAGTGGTGCAGGTAGTGGCAGTGGAAACTTGCAAGGCTTTCCTGCCCCCAAAAACCAGTCGCCTCATCCCTTGCCACTACAGCAGCGGCAGCAACAACCAAGTCAGCATGCTTCTTATCAAGCCCGGCACCTTGAAGGTGAATTAAGTGGCAAAGATAGCCCATCAACTTCTGACAGCCGAGTATCTCgtgcaaatatgaatatttatggtCAGAATTTTGCCATGCCTTTACAACCTCCAAACTTCACCTTGATGACTGCTGCATCATTGGGTGGTTCTACCAGTTCTGGCTGTAACCATGGGGAAAAGAAACAACATATCCAACAGCAAGGTTCAAAGGCTGGAGTTGAGTCTCTTACATCTCAGTCATTTGCCATGTCGTTTGCCTCCATTAATGGTACTACTGCTCCTGGCCTTGATATTTCCTCCTTTGGACGAGATCATGCAATTCTTCAAAGCCTTCCAGAGAGTACAAGGCAAGGCTATCAACAGATCATGGCAGCTGCTGTAGCTGCCCAAACAGCCCAACAGAAGAAGAAGAATTATCATGCTTCCGAAGAAGGGAATCATGGAACTAATGATGCATCTAGTGTGGAAGAAGGGAGGAATGCCATGGCAGGAAAGAGCTCAGCTTCTGCTGGGCAGTCCATTGCCTTCTCCAGGGCAGATCTGTCTGATTCGTCTGTTTCCACTATTCCTGGCAGCAATGTTATTGATAGTTCTGCCCGTACAACTAATCCTGGCTCTGCTCCCAGAACTTCAGGTTCTTTTATGCCTGCTTCAATCAGTTGTGTAAATGCTCCTAGTGGTCAGCAGCAACGGCAGATGCTTCAGCTTCAGAAGCCGCACCAATTTGGGGCTGCTTCTGCTTCTCAAAGCAAGGTGCAAGTAACAAGTAATGGAAATGCTTATTCTGATCACATTCCTTCATCTTCTATGGCTACAAAATTTCCAAATGCCCCGTCTCCTTTTCCTCAAAATCTTGTGCAAACCAGCAGCAGTCCAGCTCAATCTCCTCAATGGAAGAATTCTGTAAGGACAACTGGCTCTCAAGTTTCTTCTCCATCTCTATCTTCAACTTCATCAAGcctaaaaaatatttcccagcaACAAGCCCGGCCGCAGCAAAACCACACGGAGATTTCTTTCACAGCTAATCCTAACTCAACACAAAGTCAACAGCCTCCTAGTAGCACCCCATCCCCCTCTACTCCGATGGTGGTTGGCTCTCCCACAACTTCAATCTCCAGAAGTGCTGGTGGTAGTCCCAGGACAACAGGTTCCACTTCAACTGGCAACAAAGGTTGTCAAGCATCTAGTTTATCTTCTCAGCAGACCAAGAACTCTCCATCAGTGCCTAGTCAGATATCATCTCCCGTTGGTGGGAGGAGTGTGCCATCAGTCTTGGGAAACCCCCATTTAAGTTCGTCTTCAAGTATGGGGACGAAGCCCCAATCAGTGCTACAtcaacagcagcagcagcagcaaaaGCATGCACTACATCCGGCGCAACTGTTCTTCTCAAATGCTTACATTCAGGCCCAAGCTCAACACTCACCAACCACAACAGCTGCAAGTGGGTTCTTTCTTCAAAGACACCGTAATGAGCAACAGCAGGCACTGCCTCCAGGATCATCAACTTCAACGTCAGTGTTGTCATTGTGTTCTCCAGTTACTCCTGCTAACACTGGCACCACTGACCCTGCAAAAGCCGTAGTTGCTGTTGCTGGTAATATGAAAGGTGGTGGCATAGCATCACAGGGACTTATACATGCTGCACAATTTGCAGCCACACAGACGTCTGGAAAGCCATATCAGCTTGTTCCAGGTTTCCCATACGTTCATGCTGTTCCTGCTGCTGTTCAGGTGAAACCGGCAGAGCAAAAACAACCTGGCGGTGAGTAGAAATATGCGCTTTGTGCTTCGTATTGCTATCACCATACAGGAAACAAGATACAGCACTGAGAAGAGATTTTGGCATTGCAGTTCCTTGTTGATTGTGCTTACCATATCATCCAAGACGCTCATAAACTTTCTTGACAAGGTTGATCATTGTCCAGTCTAATTAAATTAGAATGGTTAGATGCGCGAAAGATGGGAAACTAGGTTGTCAACAATGTTTTTGTAGGGCAAATGAAGATGGTGTAGGGGAATAGGGCTCCAGGAAAAGCAGGGAAGTGGAGCACCTACTTTTCCGTCTCGTGGCAGTAATGGAGgttctttttcttatttaattttatttcctttttatcttTGAATTTGGGATTTTGAAATTTCCAGAATAGATCAGTAAACAAATCTTTTGACATAATATATGCAACTGAAgggtgtatatgtatatgtatatgtgtttcACATGCACATTTAAGAGTAATCCTCTTCATTTTTTCTATTCATCTATTTgccttcattttcattttgattattaTGCCTCTTTCCATAACATGTCTTGAATCGATTCCTGTTATTTTAGTAGCAGCAAGCAAATGTTTAAGAGAAGGGTTTGATTGTTGTCTGGTGATAGAAGGGATATTATGACGATGGTGAAGTGGATAAAACTAGAGCCtgactaaaacttttgaagctaAAGTTGTACGAGACAATCAAATACAATACAAACTCGTAGCTTACTGGTGTTTTATGTATATAAACAAAGTAGGGTTTAACTAAACCATgaacaaaaaggaaaaactagggtttaAACCTGCGGGCCGTTCATCAATCAACACCCTTTGTACATTGTGCTGTGCTGTCcatttttctcataattttttcCTTAGCCATATAGTGATTGAACCGCGCACTCTCTACCCTCGGTTCCCATCTGACTTTTTATAGAAAAGTGGccctatataattttaaaaaattatgaaaataattcaattttaagatTAATTACGAGAATGAATTGATTTTTATAAGACATGAATAGCGAGAACACCTTGAATTTTAACTCAGTCATCAGTCAATTATATAGTGAATGGTtacctttaaaaaatatttttttttggtatcATCACTTTTTTAGGCAGCATTCTTATGTGTTTTTTGAATTACCTGTATTTTCACTGAGTATTTCTAaagtgaaaggaaaaaaaataatactaattttttattttggtgataAATCCGAATGTGGTGGCACTAACGTCAGTAGTTTTTTTAGTGTCACCTCTTTATGTGGAGgcatcaaatttgaaaaaaaatatctttGATCACAGCTCCAAATGTAGTAataccaataatttttttttacttttttcctaACTCCAAATGTGATGGCACtaggtaattttttttttctttttctttttctccttgtgCCAATTCCAAATGTGGCATGTGACCATTGGTGCAGGGCTTCTCCTTGAGAGTCCTCTTGCTCCAAACACTTTTAAGAAAGGTTTATAAAGCATCTTCTTCTAGTGCAAGGAAAAAAACAGAGTTCTCTTGACGGCATAACTAATTTTACTTGTGATTGCATAACCATCATCAATAGGAACTCTTAACCACTTAACCACTACCAATTAGAAGCCTCATCTCCCTTATTGTTAACCGAGGTATTTCATTTGGGGTTAGAGTGAAAAACGATATTATGTTTTAGGAGTCGTTTATCTATAAGAGTGATAATACACTCTTCACACGGTAAATAAAATGTGTGTCACTTCAAACGTCACTGTATTGACCTGAACGCATACATACTTTAAAAGCTAGACAATTTCTTCGTAAAACATCACCATAGCAATAAATATTCTACCTTCCTTCAACATAAcaaatttatttctcttttttctttctttcaacatAACaacaaaaacctaatttttttaaaactttcacCTGTTAAACTTACGTTAGGGTTATACACAGTTAATGGTGCCGCCCGATAAACAGGTGgcacctaaataaaaaaaacattggtTTTTGTGCCTCCTCATGAGGCAacaccaaaaaattaaaaaaaaaattgttagtgCCGGAACATTTAAATTTGACATCAGAAaaattacttttattaattttggtACCTCTACATAAAGAAGCGACaccagaaaaataaaaagaagttacTTGTACCGccacttttctaaaaaaaacccTTCCCATCTCTTCAACAAACAACACAAAGTTGGTTGCTGAAAAGGCCACCTCTCTCTATCGTCAATATCTCAActggataaaaatattaagcgagtatttaaaaatttattaaaactagtTTTCATGCCTTAATAAATGGAAGTTTTAAATTCACAGACGGGattgaaaatgttatatttttatttttgtattgttattttaatttcattggtAATAtctaaaaaatttacaaaaattatatattgataaataaaatttgattaatattttaatactatttggagGATATGTTTTCCTTTCCAAATTTACCCTTTCTCGCTTTTCTTCAAGGTTGGTGGGTCCGGAAAACTCGTTCCAGAATTGTACTCAAAGGTAAGACATGCATCTGTTCTCATCTTCACACGTGCTCTCATCCCTTTTTCAATTGtccttttttttaatcattttagacCTCtatgtataatataataataacttatataaaataaaagaaatacaatATTCCAGATGTAAGGGATAAAAACAAAGTAATCTCCCCTCCGTCCAACTTGCATAGATCCGAAAATGAAACTGGGGAGTTTTCAGTTTTCTCCAAATTTTGGTGTGGATGTTGATGTTGACCCCACCAATAATAGCATTTGTTCCCTTCTTTAATCCcccaaaaaatctaaaataaatactATGAACGTAAGATTTAGGTCTTTCATGATGTAGGGAGTGGGACCACTTAACTAAAGgacaaaagtaataaaaaaatcaagtgGGTCTATATAAGATTAAATTAACGCCTCATTTTTGTAAACATAAAATAAGAACACCAATAAACAGTAGTCCCATGCCGCCATACTATTTTGAAGAAGCGAAAAAGGTAAAACTAAGATATTTTATAAGTATCTTTGACATCTAAAAGGACTTGATAGTTTGCTGTCTTAAAATTTTTTCCAAGAGTTAATATACGTAATGTATTCTTTGAATTTGtttaaagtaattaatattttttagatttagttAGTGCTTGAATTTGTATTTTATCATTTAGgttactatttttatattaatactaTTAGTTTATGTTAATGTTGCACTGATAGTTAATTCGTTGATGATATGGGGTAACCTCTCAATATCTCATttgattaatataaattttaaaaattttaaaaattaaaaatatataaattaataataaagtataaaattttcagaacaaaagtttatattttttcactagtttatttatttttaaaaatttttaatttatacttgTCACATGATATAATGAGAAGCTACTATGTACTACTATCAGATTGACTATTAAAGTCACGTTAACACAAAATAATTATGTTAGTGCGTACATATCAATTTGGATGATAAAATACAAATTCAGATACTAACTAAGTAAAAATAACTCAAACATTAACTAAATATTTTTGAACAAATTCAAAAAGCATActacatattaatttttttttaataatgtaaaCATAAATATGTATGTGTTATTGAATTGTTGAAATTTATATGAGTATGAAATGCATATTAAATATTCACATCATTCGTACTTAAAAATGTCTTTGTCTATTACATTATTTTCATAgttattaaatgtttattttttatttggtatgaaattttgtttaaattttaaacatgaacgaAATTTTTATTAAGATAGAATAAATCCTATCACTTTTATATggtttattatataaaaatatttgtcgaaaataattcaataattaattaagtttttaatcgaaaataacattcaattgacctcttaattaaatttaaataattaattaaaccctcaaatcaatattttttatagAAGCCCTTTAATGTCGTTTGTTTTGCCATGTGGCACGCTAAGGTGGTGCCACATGgtgaaatataataatttttttaaattttttaaaaaatcataaaaaacctaaaaatttattttttaataaaaatattcaaaatcatttaaaaatatattttctttttattttaactatcgttccttttttttccctttattttcttctttccattttccattttcccgttattatttttttctctttttctttattttttttatcttcaaaaAGCAAAACTTTAATCAACCAAGGCATGTTTTTTTCTCTGTTTCAAATCAAGATTCTACTTTTCCAAACCTAATTCGAAGCCCGTCGAATGGTTCATTGGAGAGACTCAAGAtaagtttggatgggcggtgcgtttacctgccgTTAGTATAAAAACAACAGTGACAGTtagattagatactatagcgacactgtagcgtgagacaaaaagtaaactaaacgcaccgcaccgcacagcagcaaagaaaaaaagaaggctTCTGCCGACCGTAAAGAGGAGTGGAGTTCTACAGCAATGGAGATTTTTATGAAGGTGGATTTCACAAGGGCAAGTGTAATGGGAGTGGGGTTTATAACTATTTTGTGAATGGGAGATACGAAGGGGAATGGGTTGAAGGGAGATATGAGGGGTAAGGAGTAGAGAGTTGGAGCAGAGGGAGTAGATATAGGGGGAAATATAGACAGGGTTTATGGCATGGATTTGGGGATTATAGGTTTTATACAGGGGATTCCTATGCTTTTGAGTGGTGTGATGGGCAAAGTCATGGTGTTGGTGTTCAAACTTGTGCTGATTGGGAGTTCCAAGTATGGGGTTAAACATGGACTTAGTTACTACCATTTCAGGTATGAAAATAACTTCTTGGCTCTTCCTTTTCCAAGTTTGAATTAAAAGGCGGACTTTGGGTTTAATTTCTTGAATTCATGttcatttcttttttcattttaaagcTTTACCATGGAATCTTTGATTGATTAAGAAAATCGTATTGTAGTCTTATATTccataaatgttttgatttttgttgATCTCCAGGAAAACCCATAAATTAGTGAGATTTACTGTTTGATTATTGAAGTTATAatcctatattttaattttttttaaaaataaaataaaaaaagggaaaaaggaaattggaaagaaaaaaaataaaggaaaaagaggaagatagttaaaaaaaaagaagagaaaataatttttaaacgatttttctattatttttaatatttattataaattttaaaaattaaaatttttaaaagtttagatttttttaaaaaaattaagtaaaattatcaaaatttatcaCGTGGCACAATCTTGGCATGCTATGTGGCGAAGTTAACGATGTTAAAGTGCTTCCATAAAAAGTGCCGATGTAAGGGTTTAATTGTTGCTTAAATTTGGTTAAGAACTTAATTGAGTACTATTTTTGATTCATGGctcaattaattattaaattatttttaaggatttttaatatataataagcCTTTTTATATTATATCTATTTAGTTGTTTGTGTATAAAATAAGTAGAGGGTTAATTTCATTACATACTTTTAAATGATCGttcaaaatttaaattggttCCAAATTCTTAATGGAATAACTTAATTAATacgataataatatttaaaaattcaattaaaatttttaaagaatttaatttaaaattagagTCATAGTTTAGGCACGTATGTTGAAATTAACACATAAGTATGTTGAAATTAACACATAAGTGATGCAAACCTCACACACTTACTTTGAATGGAAATAGAACTCTCGGGTTGTCCAAGAATAGATTTTCAATAACATGAATTATTGACCCATTTTTTATTATAAAGAATTAATAACTTTCGATAAGTTTATAAGTTTCCAGACTAAGttggatttcatagaatccatATCAGTTTTCATTGTTATTGCCTAGAGTTTGGAATCAACACTCTCCATCGCTTCATCAAATGTGAGAGGTCTTTATCTTCTTGTTTGACAGGCTCTGTATTGACTCGATTTCTAATGGTGTCGAAAAATGTAGTTTTAGATTCTTGTTTTCGTAAAtcgaatatgtaaatattaaatatagatATTTACGGAGTGATTATTTAGatatattgaaatttggttaagtaatttagttgaaaaagtgattaattaaggcctagggatcaaattgtaaatgtttaattgctatagatttttaattaggaaaaggcTTAGGTACTTAGATAACAATTACCCAAGGGACTAAAATAGCTAATTGAACAATCTTAAATAGATGACGGTAGGATGTGATGTTGAATGTCATTAGATTAAACTAACTAAGGattaaagcttaattaattatgattaagtaaattaattaagtttaattataaattaatctaactatataaatcaaaattaagaGGAAAATAGTTATCATATTCTTCGCTTCAACCGTCTACCATTgtagctaaagagaagaaagctCTGAAACccagtttgtcatttggccacttATTTCAAATAAGTTTctagccatttttctttgatttttataaaaattaaatcatgggtgtaatagcccgttttcagtgaaattgaaacattagtttcggaaccacaaatatgaagtcaaaaaatttattttattattattttagtgtctacagcatgatagtgttaccgcataaaaattttgttaagaaattttaccgtttatttgcttaatttgataaaaaagactaaatcgcgtaaagtataaaagttgagttttaaAAGCTAAAGGTATGAAATAACTATAGgactttaaagtggaagtccttatatggtaaatagcccattaatgtttatagtggatgataatggtttGGCAATAGtgaaatttgaatgaattattaaggttaattttggaaataagCAATTAAtgataagttaaataaaataaaaacaaaacatcatcttttcaccattttcaaccgaaaattaaagagaaagaaGCCATTTTTTATGTTCAACATTCGAAAACCCTAATCCCTTAAATTAGGTATGAATTCTTaactcgtttttaatgatttctatatttttgagatcgttgtagcttaatctagctagcccggggactaatttgtaaaactgttaaactattagggttttaccattgatgaacatgcttgagttttgaagtttgatgatagaatatGGATGGTTGTTGctagataaacaatttttgtaaagtaatttttgataaaattatcaattaggggctaaattgaaaaatagaaaatattgtgtggtgaaattatgaaattatgaaatatatgggctgctactaatatgtataaaaattggctaggcttgggtaagggttaaattgcatgaatttcattttctaagcctagagactaaattgcaaagagattaaaagtataggggcaaaatggtaaattttccaaaaatatgtgttgggctaaattgaatgatatatatattaaattgagttaaatttatccgtatagatccagccagacctcgtacggagttagatcgaggcaaagagaaaatctcagATTAATCGCTTctgtatctacgtatactcgtcgagataagttcgtgtaattaaattgagaatttatatgttttaattgaattatatgtatgtgatatgtataatttccatgtataaatACCGATCGCATATCCGATGATGTACGAtgattaccgagccccgtttgaatcttaagaattcgtaggatacaaatgacatgtcattagggattactgattgcagctcgtaagagcttaccgattctcaactcgtatgagcttattgatttacagctcgtgagagcataccgattcatagctcgtatgagcatacatgtacaagaattgatGGTTTACAGTTTAGTACACTATGTGTAAGCTATCTtgagtatccaacgatattctaaatggttcaacgggcaacgTTCTGTTACGAGATAATATGAGTTCGATACAaactattacaggtatatacatgaaatacatggaaataatattacatgatatattgaaacatgaaatggatgatacatgtatatgaaacttgcttagtggttatgttcatccatgtttattggctattatatgtgttttacatggctaacatgttggtgaatatgtgcttaggcatttggccaaattgagttgggatatgctatgtttacttatctaaattgtgactaaatggtaagttaaattctatgttatacgaacttactaagcttaaatgcttactcggtgtattttctgtgtttttagtgaatcggaagctcgttcgggttggaagtttgttggagctatatcacactatccatcgtcTCAATCGGTGCTTTCGGTTGGTTtaagtttggttataatggcatgtataggttattttggttaatgttggcctatatgctTTGTTGATAATTTGGCCATTTGTTTGGGTAGTGTTTTGACACTTCGATGATAGTATAAGTCCAGtatatggtatgtaaatatttgctCTCTAAAGGTTGATGAATAACTTGGTAGGGCtgaattatggaagatgaaaATTGTGGTATGAATATGCATATTGAATATGTGCTTTGTGATAGGATGTAATTGTGGTAAATTGGTGTTTTGGTGGAAATGATTTATATGGTCATTTGATGCTAGTTTTAGAATGGAGTTTTAgtac
Coding sequences within it:
- the LOC107915503 gene encoding protein TIME FOR COFFEE isoform X5, whose product is MEIAEVLYGLMRQPQVPLKQDTNGNDSVKFDSREVNKHNLDSKSRVSSPISYSPSTLPQPSSNLPSNSNSSATTMSAIAPKRKRPRPVKYEDEATAVAPPPMFSVSNNSISSTTTKVEIDQPAKIEATSPSFENNSGSMAENDGPSLMNSSQAGPASAELVQAEPKKEEKSNLVPDSKPLTEESESRDVGICKKEESQSPMKETLPSPANNPSIAGPRLDDERETVTKANSTVGGIESQREEKFQIDLMAIPPSRSSPERDDEIDFGVSDPKPLPTDMELEMKSTVKEDDKRVNIGNEDVNVEAEDNKKPKLTSEETESHNPVIKSERNAHLKLDLEKSDRDSGTGSVGASKFKHNVLKQEQQQPDKEKSAQSCALPLPMSLASWPGGVPPMGYMAPLQGVVSMDVSAVSSASIQPPHLLFTQPRPKRCATHCYIARNVHCHQQFMKMNPFWPTAPGSASLYGLKANLNVVPASELNGNIPGRAVSSAQDKGQTLAIFPGHGGKDKSSQAATNMVDAAQRKQMLLQQALPPGAPSNILHGPAFIFPLSQQQAAAATVRPGSVKSPGAGGTTLSSSNSASVSATPAGATAAPAMSFNYVNMPSNETQYLAILQNNPFPFPAHVGAPPAYRGNHAQPMPFIPGSFYSSQMVHPTQLQQQQQPPTQLQQIQQGHQNTSMSIGASSSQKHLQNLQQRPHGSGAGSGSGNLQGFPAPKNQSPHPLPLQQRQQQPSQHASYQARHLEGELSGKDSPSTSDSRVSRANMNIYGQNFAMPLQPPNFTLMTAASLGGSTSSGCNHGEKKQHIQQQGSKAGVESLTSQSFAMSFASINGTTAPGLDISSFGRDHAILQSLPESTRQGYQQIMAAAVAAQTAQQKKKNYHASEEGNHGTNDASSVEEGRNAMAGKSSASAGQSIAFSRADLSDSSVSTIPGSNVIDSSARTTNPGSAPRTSGSFMPASISCVNAPSGQQQRQMLQLQKPHQFGAASASQSKVQVTSNGNAYSDHIPSSSMATKFPNAPSPFPQNLVQTSSSPAQSPQWKNSVRTTGSQVSSPSLSSTSSSLKNISQQQARPQQNHTEISFTANPNSTQSQQPPSSTPSPSTPMVVGSPTTSISRSAGGSPRTTGSTSTGNKGCQASSLSSQQTKNSPSVPSQISSPVGGRSVPSVLGNPHLSSSSSMGTKPQSVLHQQQQQQQKHALHPAQLFFSNAYIQAQAQHSPTTTAASGFFLQRHRNEQQQALPPGSSTSTSVLSLCSPVTPANTGTTDPAKAVVAVAGNMKGGGIASQGLIHAAQFAATQTSGKPYQLVPGFPYVHAVPAAVQVKPAEQKQPGVPC
- the LOC107915503 gene encoding protein TIME FOR COFFEE isoform X4, which encodes MITLPSPAPASPSSSNATMRKKMANGLKQRPPKSSSKSSSSAQEEIEMEIAEVLYGLMRQPQVPLKQDTNGNDSVKFDSREVNKHNLDSKSRVSSPISYSPSTLPQPSSNLPSNSNSSATTMSAIAPKRKRPRPVKYEDEATAVAPPPMFSVSNNSISSTTTKVEIDQPAKIEATSPSFENNSGSMAENDGPSLMNSSQAGPASAELVQAEPKKEEKSNLVPDSKPLTEESESRDVGICKKEESQSPMKETLPSPANNPSIAGPRLDDERETVTKANSTVGGIESQREEKFQIDLMAIPPSRSSPERDDEIDFGVSDPKPLPTDMELEMKSTVKEDDKRVNIGNEDVNVEAEDNKKPKLTSEETESHNPVIKSERNAHLKLDLEKSDRDSGTGSVGASKFKHNVLKQEQQQPDKEKSAQSCALPLPMSLASWPGGVPPMGYMAPLQGVVSMDVSAVSSASIQPPHLLFTQPRPKRCATHCYIARNVHCHQQFMKMNPFWPTAPGSASLYGLKANLNVVPASELNGNIPGRAVSSAQDKGQTLAIFPGHGGKDKSSQAATNMVDAAQRKQMLLQQALPPGAPSNILHGPAFIFPLSQQQAAAATVRPGSVKSPGAGGTTLSSSNSASVSATPAGATAAPAMSFNYVNMPSNETQYLAILQNNPFPFPAHVGAPPAYRGNHAQPMPFIPGSFYSSQMVHPTQLQQQQQPPTQLQQIQQGHQNTSMSIGASSSQKHLQNLQQRPHGSGAGSGSGNLQGFPAPKNQSPHPLPLQQRQQQPSQHASYQARHLEGELSGKDSPSTSDSRVSRANMNIYGQNFAMPLQPPNFTLMTAASLGGSTSSGCNHGEKKQHIQQQGSKAGVESLTSQSFAMSFASINGTTAPGLDISSFGRDHAILQSLPESTRQGYQQIMAAAVAAQTAQQKKKNYHASEEGNHGTNDASSVEEGRNAMAGKSSASAGQSIAFSRADLSDSSVSTIPGSNVIDSSARTTNPGSAPRTSGSFMPASISCVNAPSGQQQRQMLQLQKPHQFGAASASQSKVQVTSNGNAYSDHIPSSSMATKFPNAPSPFPQNLVQTSSSPAQSPQWKNSVRTTGSQVSSPSLSSTSSSLKNISQQQARPQQNHTEISFTANPNSTQSQQPPSSTPSPSTPMVVGSPTTSISRSAGGSPRTTGSTSTGNKGCQASSLSSQQTKNSPSVPSQISSPVGGRSVPSVLGNPHLSSSSSMGTKPQSVLHQQQQQQQKHALHPAQLFFSNAYIQAQAQHSPTTTAASGFFLQRHRNEQQQALPPGSSTSTSVLSLCSPVTPANTGTTDPAKAVVAVAGNMKGGGIASQGLIHAAQFAATQTSGKPYQLVPGFPYVHAVPAAVQVKPAEQKQPGVPC